The sequence ACAAATCACTAATTTTCAAATCTGTAGTAAAATATTAATTGAAGCGTCAAAATCTTCTTTAAGGAGGTTGATTTTATGGATTTAGGTCTCAAAGGGAAAGTTGCTTTTGTTATGGCAGGAAGTAAAGGACTTGGCAAAGGCGTTGCACTCAAACTTGCAGAAGAAGGTGCGCTTGTTTCTATTATGGCTCGCTCACTTGATAACCTAAAGAAGGCACAGGAGGAAATAAAAGCGCATACTGGTTTTGAACCACTCATCTGTGTTGGCGATGCTACTAAAAAAGACGATGTTATGAAAGCTCTCGATGAAACTGTAAGCAAATTCGGAACAATTCACATTCTTTTTGCAAATGCTGGTGGTCCTCCTTCAGGTGGATTCTTTGATGTAAAGGAAGAGGATTATCTTGATGCAGTCCATCTAAATCTTATGAGCACAATCTATGCAGTTTACGGTGTAAAAGACCTGATGGTTAAACAAAACTGGGGAAGAATAATTGCTTCTACTTCAATCTCTGTAAAGCAGCCTCTTGACAACCTCATACTTTCAAATGTCTCAAGGGCAGGCGTTGTTGCATTCATAAAATCTGTATCAAATGCGCTTGCACCATTTAATATCACTGCAAATGTTGTTGCACCAGGCTACACAATGACAGAGAGGGTCGAAAATCTTCTAAAGGCAAGGGTCGAAAAGGAAGGTATTACATTTGAAGAAGCGCAAAAGGCAATGGTTGCAAGCATTCCAATGAAGCGCATAGGAACAGTCGAGGAGTTTGCATCAACTGTTGCGTTCCTTGCTTCAGAAAAGGCTTCATACATAACAGGTGTTGTTTTACCGATTGACGGCGGATTCATTAAGGGGGTATGAAATGCTTAAAATAAATCCAGAAAGTGAATTAGAAGTTGTCCTGGATGTTGCTCAAAAAATGTGCGTTGCAGCCCGTACTGCACCAAAGGCGAATGGGCTTGATTCGATTGTTACGGCAATCGTTTACGGCGATGAACTTAACAAAATTAGAGAAGAGATGATCAGGTTTGGCACTGAAAGATCCCTTCAATACTTTATAAGAGACGCAGGCAACATCGAAGGAAAGGTTGTTGTGCTCATTGGCTCAAAACCAAAAGAGAGGGCACACGGTTTTGAAGATGGCGAGCAAGAACAGGCAGTTCTAAAAGAAAGCACAGCAATTGACCTTGGCATTGCAATAGGAAGTGCTGTTTCTCTTGCAAAGGAATTATGTGTTGATAACAGGGTTATGTATTCGATTGGAAGAGCCGCAATAAACCTAAAACTTCTTGGAAATGATGTAATAATTGCATATGGCATACCCTTGAGCATCTCAGGGAAGAATCCTTTCTTTGATAGAAAATAGGAGGTAAATATGAAGGAACTTCTTTTAATCCCAGGACCAACGCCTGTTCAAGAGGATGTTTTAGAAGCAATGTCAGAACCTGTGATTTCACATACAAGTCCTGAATTTGCAAACATCCTTAAGGAGACACTTTCTTTTGTAAAGGAACTTTTTGGCGCTAAAAATGGCTTTCCGTTTGTAATTACAGGCTCTGGGACACTTGGTATGGAAATGGCACTCACAAACATAGTAGGTGAGAACGAAAGTGTCCTTGTTGTTTCTCATGGTTACTTTGGAGACAGGTTTGAAGAACTTGCAAAACACATTGGAATTGATGTTGATAAGATAAAACCAGTCGCAGGAGAACATATTGACCTTGAAATCGTAAGGCAA is a genomic window of Caldisericum sp. containing:
- a CDS encoding SDR family oxidoreductase; this encodes MDLGLKGKVAFVMAGSKGLGKGVALKLAEEGALVSIMARSLDNLKKAQEEIKAHTGFEPLICVGDATKKDDVMKALDETVSKFGTIHILFANAGGPPSGGFFDVKEEDYLDAVHLNLMSTIYAVYGVKDLMVKQNWGRIIASTSISVKQPLDNLILSNVSRAGVVAFIKSVSNALAPFNITANVVAPGYTMTERVENLLKARVEKEGITFEEAQKAMVASIPMKRIGTVEEFASTVAFLASEKASYITGVVLPIDGGFIKGV